The genome window ATAATCCTCTATGTCACTTTCGCGCATGTCACGCAGTGTGATCATTTTTCCCTCCGTTTTGTGCTTACACCAGGCATGCGATGATATTCAGCAGGATCAGCACATGCAGGAGAATATGATACAGGTCCGGCACCAGCCGCTTTTCGCTCATAGGGAAAAGCCGGATCGTATCTTTGAAACAGTCGTTGTATCCCTGCAGCTTCCGCTCGCTTGCGCCGAAGATGGTGAAATACCAGTGGCACATAAACTGCACGGCAAACCAGAGCAGCAGGATCCCCAGCAGGATCCATCTCCCCGCCGGCTGGAAGCAGTGATACGCGATCAGTCCGAGGCTGTACAGGCACAGCATGCAGAACTCCGCGCTTTTCACGCCCATGCCTCCCACCAGCAGTCGTTTCCCGAGCCGGTAAGTGGTCACGCAGCCCAGGAACCAGATCCACAGAGCTGCCTGAATCAGAATGGTTATGGCCATTTTCCGTTTCCTCCCCCATGCTTTCTTTTCTTAAGCGTCAACGATCAGGATCCGTTCCTCATCAAAGGGGATTTTGTCCGTTACCTTCCCGTCCCTGAACCGGAAAGCGCCGCCGTGGTTCACCGGATCATTGTCCAGGGGATTGATCAGCAGCGTATCTTTCGCGGCCAGCAGCGCCTGCTCCGCGTATTCGTCCAGGGCACTGTCCTCCCATTCCTCCGTCGTGTAGTCACAATACACCGGCCAGATCAGCAGGTGCTCCGTCCGGAACCTTTCCGGATAATCCCACATATCCCCGCAGAGGGCCGGCATGATCTTTTTCCCGTGGAATGTAAATTCCCCGGTTTCCGTTCCCTCGCGGTAATGGCTGTCCGTTTTACTGAACTCTTTCCATCCCCGGGAAATCCGCCGGTAATTATGCACGGTCTTCCCCTCCGCCAGTACGGCGCAGGAGGAATAAATCTTATCCCCTTCTTTTTCAATATAGCCGAAAAGCAGACCTGTCCCGTACCGGACCGTCAGGCCGCGCAGATAGTCCATTGTTTCTGAGTTTTGATCCACCGCCATCTGCCTGTCGGTTTCATAGTCCCAGCACAGGCTGTCGAAACCCTGCAGGAAAGCTTCGCCGAAACACAGCAGTTCCGCCTGTCCCTGTGTTTCCTTCAGTGCCCGCTCAATCTGCGTCAGATTGAACGGGATGTTTTTATTCTCGCTCCTGTAGGATACCAGTCCGATTTTCATATTGTTCCTCCCTGAACCATCTGCCTCAGGCGTTCCTTCAGCCGGTTTTCTCCGGCTTCTCCCAGCGCCTTGCGGGAAACCTCCAGGTTCTCCTCTCCGATCCAGTCACGGTAGGCCCCGGAAAGATCCGGGCAG of Aristaeella lactis contains these proteins:
- a CDS encoding carbon-nitrogen hydrolase family protein, whose amino-acid sequence is MKIGLVSYRSENKNIPFNLTQIERALKETQGQAELLCFGEAFLQGFDSLCWDYETDRQMAVDQNSETMDYLRGLTVRYGTGLLFGYIEKEGDKIYSSCAVLAEGKTVHNYRRISRGWKEFSKTDSHYREGTETGEFTFHGKKIMPALCGDMWDYPERFRTEHLLIWPVYCDYTTEEWEDSALDEYAEQALLAAKDTLLINPLDNDPVNHGGAFRFRDGKVTDKIPFDEERILIVDA